In the Agrococcus beijingensis genome, CAGGGCTCGAGCGTGACGACCAGCGCGCATCCGTCGAGCCGCCACGATCCCAGCGCCGCCGCGGCCTCGCGCAGCGCGACGACCTCCGCGTGCGCCGTCGGATCGTGTCGCAGCTCGCGCTCGTTGCGGCCCCGCCCGATGACGGTGCCGGATGCGTCCACCACGACCGCGCCGACGGGCACGTCGGCAGAGTCGAGGGCCGCCGCCGCCTCGTCGAGCGCGAGGCGCATGAGCGCCTCGTCGCGTGCCGCAGCCAGCATCCGCCCTCCCGGCCGGGGCGGCAGAGCCGCTCTGCGCCCACTAGCCTGAACCCTATGCGAGTCCACGTCGCCGATCATCCGCTCATCACGCACAAGCTGACCGTGCTGCGCGACGAGCGCACCCCGTCGCCCACCTTCCGCTCGCTGGTGGGCGAGCTGATGACGCTGCTCGCCTACGAGGGCACGCGCAACGTGCGCGTCACGCCGAAGGAGATCACCACGCCGGTGACGGTGACCACCGGCGTCGAGATCGCCGAGCCGCGACCGCTGGTGGTGCCGATCCTGCGGGCGGGCCTGGGCATGCTCGAGGGCATGACGGCACTGGTGCCGACGGCCGAGGTCGGCTTCCTCGGCATGGCGCGCAACGAGGAGACCCTCGAGCCCTACACCTACGCCGAGCGGCTGCCCGACGACCTCTCCGATCGCCAGTGCTTCGTGCTCGACCCGATGCTCGCCACCGGCGGCTCGCTCTCGGCCGCGATGCAGTTCCTCTTCGCGCGCGGGGCCGTCGACGTCACCGCCATCTGCCTGCTGGGCACGCCCGAGGGCCTCGAGCGGGTCGAGCGCGACATGGCCGGCCACGACGTGACGATCGTGCTGGGCGCGCTCGACGAGGGCCTGAACGAGCACGGCTTCATCGTGCCCGGGCTCGGCGACGCGGGCGACCGGCTGTATGGCACCGTCGGCGACTGAGGCCGCCGCGCTGTCACAATCCGTCACATTCGCCGACTGCGTCGTTTGACACCGCACGGCATCAGCGGCGATACTGGCAGACATGACGACCACCTCTGCCCTCCCGACCGTCTTCACGGCCGATGGGACGAACGGCATGATGATGCCGATGGTCGACATGCTTCGAATGTGTGCTTGAGCGCAGCTCGCACCGTCCGACCGCTCCCCTGAGGAGTCGCTGACGCTTCGGCGTCGCACTCCGGCTTGAGCAGCCCTGTGGGCATCCCCACGGAGCGGTCCACCGAACCAACGCGGTTCGCACACGACACCTCGACTCATCAGGTCGACGGCCACTCATCGCCCCTTCTCGGGCGGCCGTCGATCGCACCGCCGAAAGGCCACCCCATGACCATCACCGCTCTCCGCCCCTCGCTCTCCACCCGCCGCCCCTCGTTCGAGGCGCCGGTCACCAGCGGCAGCTCCGCGGTCGCACCGAAGCGGGCGACGGCGCCCGAGCCGGCCCCGCGCATCCGCCCCGTGCCCGATGGCACCGAGGCCCGCGGCTTCGTGCTCTACGTCGGGCTCGGCGAGGACGCCGCCGCCGCCGACCACATCGAGCTGGCCCGCCTCGTCGGCGAGCTGCGCGCGCTCACCTCGCGGCTCGCCCCCAGCGCCCAGACCCACGCCGCGGTGGCGCTCGCCCCCTCGGGCGCCGGCGGTCGCGACGTCGACGTGGTGCGCCGCGCGCTCGGCGACCCGGCAGTGCAGCAGCCCGCGGTCGAGACCGAGCCCGGCATCGTCATCGACCTGACGCGCAAGCGCGTCGCGATCGGCGACGACATCGCCCCGCTCACCTACCGCGAGTTCGAGCTGCTGCAGCACATCGTGCTGCGCGAGGGCTCGACCGTCGACCGCTGCGCCATCATCGACGCGCTCTGGGACGCCGACGCCGCCGACCGCCCGAACGAGCGCACCATCGACGTGCACGTGCGCCGGCTGCGCTCGAAGCTGGGCGCCTACGCCGAGATCATCCGCACGGTGCGCGGCGCGGGCTACCGCTTCGACCGGCACGCCGACGTGACGGTGCTGGCGACGGCCACCGGCCCGAGCCCCGACCGCTTCTGAGACCGGCAGCCACAGGCGATTCTCAGGGTCTGCAGGGTCCGCTCGTTACCGATCCGTTATACGTTCTTCGTACGTCGACCGTAGTGCTGTGGCGGTCGGCGGGGGGCTTCGAGCCTCACATGGTGCAAGGGACTGGGGCCGGTCGGGAGAACCCGATCGGCCCTGCATCGTCTCGGCCCTGCATCGTCTCGGCCCTGCGTCGCCCCGACGCCGAGTCGCTGACCCGTTCAGCCGAGCTGCTCGGCGAGGAAGGCGGATGCGGTGCGCCGGAAGTGCCCGGAGGTCGGCGCGTTCACGTGGTTGCGCCCGGGGATCTCCTCGAAGCGGCCGTCGGGCAGCATCGGCAGGAGCTCGCGTGTGTCGTCGGCACGGCGATCCTTGTCGCCGGTCATGAGCAGCGTGGGCATCTGCGGCGGCGCCACCGACGGGTCGAACAGCGTGTGCGAGACCTCGCCCGCGAGCGTCACGAGCGTCGCCGGGTCGTGCTCGGGGAAGATGCCGGCCAGATCGACGATGAACGACTCCATCGGGCCGGGCTCGGCGTCGCCCTGCAGTGCGCGGTGCGCGAGGTCGACGTCGAAGCGCTGGAAGGGGTCGCCCGCCGGCAGCCCACCCAGCACGAGCGCTCGGAATGCGTTCGGCCGCGTGCCCGCGTGACGCCAGAGCAGCCGCGCACCCATCGAGTACCCGATGGCGCCGGGCGGCTCGTCGAGGCCGAGCTGCACCAGCACGGCGTCGACGTCGTCGAGGAACCGCGGCACGTCGTAGCCGGTCGACGGCCGGTCGCTGTCGCCGTGTCCGCGGAGGTCCATGGCGATGCCCCGCAGGCCCCGCTCGGCCAGCGACTCGCTCCAGTGGCTGTCGATCCAGTTGCGCTGCGCGTTCGACGAGAAGCCATGGATCATCAGCACCGGCTGGCCCCCGGGATCGCCCAGCTCGTGGATGCCGATGCGTACGCCGTCGGAAGCCATCGCGAAGACCGTCATACACCTAGGCTAGCGACGAGAGAGAAGGGCCCAGACTTGGCGCGTTCCGTCCTGTTCATCAAGCACATCGAGTACGAGACGGGCGGCCACGCCACCACGCTGCTGTCGCATCTGCCGACGCGCGAGGCCGTCTTCCCGACCGAGCTCCCGTCGCTCGACGAGATCGCCGGTGTGGTGATCACGGGCGGCCAGATGAGCGCTGCTGACGTCGAGGCGTTCCCGTCGCTGCAGCTGACCGCCGATCTGGCGCTGCGGGCGATCGACGCCGAGATCCCGGTGCTCGGGCTCTGCCTCGGCCACCAGATCATCGGCCGGGCGCTGGGCGGGGAGCACCGCGAGGGCGCGGTCGACTCAGCAGGCATCATCGACATCGACGTGATCGTGCCCGACCCGTGGCTGGGCGACCACGTCGGCCGGGTCGGGGCGATGCGCTGGAACTCCGACGTCGTCTCGCTGCCGCCCGGCGCGACGCTGCTGGCGCGCAGCGCCGACATCGACAACGACGCGTTCCGCTACGGCTCGGCGGTGGGCATGCAGTTCCACCTCGAGGCCGACGACCGCGTCATGCGGCTGTGGGACTCGCTGGCCTCCCCGACGCTGTCAGCGCTGCGCGGGGCGGATGCAGTGGCCGACTGGCGTCGGCACCTCACCACCGACCCCACCCTGCTGGGCATCGTCGAGCGCGGCTTCGGCGCCTTCGCGGAGGAGTGCGCTTCGCGACTCTAGAGTGGAGGCCCTTTCGGGCCTCCTCGTCGCGCCAGCGCCGAGGCCCGTCCCGGGCCGAGGTCCCGCTGCGACTCNNNNNNNNNNNNNNNNNNNNNNNNNNNGCGCTTCGCGACTCTAGAGTGGAGGCCCTTTCGGGCCTCCTCGTCGCGCCAGCGCCGAGGCCCGTCCCGGGCCGAGGTCCCGCTGCGACTCTAGAGGGGAGGCCCTTTCGGGCCTCCCCGTCGCGCCAGCGCCGAGGCCCGTCCCGGGCCGAGGTCGCTTCGCGACTCTAGAGAGGAGGCCCTTTCGGGCCTCCTCGTCGCGCCAGCGCCGAGGCCCGTCCCGGGCCGAGGTCCCGCTGCGACTCTAGAGGGGAGGCCCTTTCGGGCCTCCCCGTCGCGCCAGCGCCGAGGCCCGTCCCGGGCCGAGGTCGCTTCGCGACTCTAGAGAGGAGGCCCTTTCGGGCCTCCTCGTCGCGCCAGCGCCGAGGCCCGTCCCGGGCCGAGGTCCCGCTGCGACTCCAGGACCAGGGCTGCACGGCGAGAGGCCCCGCGCTCACGTTCGGCTGAAGACCGGCGCAACCGCCTTCCCCGACAGTCCGGCCGACTGCTAGGCAGGGCGCGTGACCATCGACCAGCTCGCGGCCGCCCCGATGTCCATGCGCTCCGATCGCTCCCGGCGGGCTCGCCTGCTGCTCGCGCTGGCGGGTGGTGCGTGGGCGCTGTTCACGCTGCCGCTCACCGCCGCCGAATGGAGCTGGCCGTGGGTCGCGACGGTCAGCCGGCTCGAGCCGTGGCGCGCGCTGATCGGTGCGGTCGACGAGCCCTACGTCGTCTACGGGGCGCTGACCGGCCTCTCGTTCCTGGCGATCGGGCTCGCACTCCTGCCCGATCTGCGTCGCGCAGGCTGGGGCGGTGCGTTGCTGGCCTGGGCGGTCCTGGCGGGCACCATCGTCAGCCCGGTCAGCTACCTGAGCACGCCGCCCGGGTCGCCGCTGCATGCGCTCTGGGGCTCCGAAGGGCCGCTGCTCGTCGTGATCGGCCTGGTCGGCGTGCTTGCGGCCGTCACGGCTCGGGGCTGGCCCCGCGGCGCTCGCATCCTCCTCGGCATGACCCTCGCCGTGCTGGTCGCCGGCATGCTCGCCTTCGGCTACTACCCCCACGGTCCGCTCATCGGCCTGGCGATCGAGGCTGCGGCTCTGATCGCCCTCGCGCCCAGCCACACCTCGTCGCGCCGCATGGCCGAGCCGGCGGATCGGCTCTAGCCAGCGCGTTCAGCGCTTCCTGGCGAAGGCCTCAGACCACGACGCGCAGCATGCCGACCGGCGCATCGGCGCTCCGCTGCACCATGCCCAGCGGCTCCGCGAGCCGCTCGAGCGTGCCAGCCGGGATCGCGCCCGCGCGCTCCAGCATGGCGAGCGCAACGGGTGCGCCAGCGCGCCGCGCCCCGTCGGCAGTCTTCACGATCGCGGTGGTGCCATCGGGGGCGACCATCGCCTGGGTGCCCTCCGCGCCGAACTTGGTGACGCATCCGGTCTCACCGATCACGACCGCGTCGGGCCTGCCTGTCCCGTCGATGAGGGTCGGATGCGCGAGCATGGCCTGTCCGACCGAGCGGTGCGCCCCGGTGCCGTCGGGCGCGAGGCGGCGGAAGGCGCGGGCGAGGCCCACGGGGGTGGTCGGGAACACGAGCGCGCCGCAGCCGTCGTGCGCGACGCCGACGATCGGCTCGCCGGTCGCCTCGACGAGCCCGTCGCGGAGCAGCGCGCCGAGCGGGTGGGCGTCGGCCCAGTAGTCGGCGCCCGCACCCATCGCGCGCGCCGCGGCGGCGAACGCGATGTGCTTGCCGACGCACATGTGCGCGAAGCGTCGCATCGTGCCGTCCGGCGCCTTCATCGGCGGGCAGCGCAGGGCGTCCTCGGCGACGCCGTGCAGCGCGGCCATGTGCTCGGCCGTCGAGAGGTGCTCGGGGTCGCCCCAGTGGCTCGCGCTCGCCAGCGCCGCGTGCGCGGGCTCGAGCTCGATCAGGCCCGCGTCGATGAGCGCTGCGGCGAACAGCGGCTTCAGCGCGCTGCGGGCGAGGAAGGGGCGGTCGACATGGCCGTGGGCCTCGAGCAGGCGGCCGTCGGGGTCGACGAGCACGGCGACGCCGCGGTGCTCGGACTCCGCGAAGCCGTCGCGCTCGATCACGGCGAGGAGCTCGGTGGCAGGCATGGGCATCACGCTACCGGCGCGGTGGCCGGGCCGAGGCCGCGTCGGGGCTCAGCCGCGGCCCGAGCGCGGCTCCTGCTCGATCGTCGGGGCGTGCGCCTCGACGTCGAGCAGCAGGCGCTTCGCTTCGACGCCGCCGGCGTACTGGCCCATGCCGCCGTCGCTGCGCACCACTCGGTGGCAGGGGATGACGATCGGCAGCGGGTTCTTGCGGCACGCGGTGCCGACTGCCCGCACGGCCTTCGGCGAGCCGACGGCGGCCGCCACCTCGGCGTAGCTGCGGGTCTCGCCGTAAGGGATCTCGCGCAGCCGCTCGACCACCTGACGCCCGAAGCCGCGCGCGAGCGTCAGGTCGAGCGAGCCGTGGAAGGCGCGGGCACGCCCGGCGATGAGGTCGTCGAGGGCGTGCGCCGCGTCGTCGAGCACCGCGGGCGCCTCGAGCACGCGCGGGCTGAGCGCCTCGGCGAGCCGTGCGAGCGTCTCGTCGGGTCGGTCGCCGTCGAAGGTGACCGACACGAGCCCGGTCGGCGTCGCCGCGAGCAACAGCCTGCCCAGCGGGGTGTCGAGCGTGCGGTACGCGACGTCGAGCAGTCCGCGCTCCGCGGCACGCGCCACGAGGCGGGCGCGCAGGCCGTCGAGCGGCGGCGCCGGCACCAGCCCTGCCAGGTCGCTCGCGTCCGTCAGGTCGCTCATCGCGCGTCTTCCAGCAGCTCGCGCAAGCGACGCACGCCGTCGGACGAGGCGCGACGCACCGCATCCGCCGACGATCCGAGCACGATGGCCACCTCGGCGAACGGCAGCCCGCCGAGGTGGTGGAGCACGACCGCCTCGCGCTGCCGCGGCGGCAGCGCGGCGAGCGCGCGGGCGAGGTCGAGGTCGCGCCCGACGTCGGTGACGGCGCGCTCGGGCACCTCGCCCACCTCGAGCCGCGAGCGCCGCCGCAGCACGTCGATCGCCTTGCGGTGCGCGATGGTCACCAGCCAGCCCTCGATGCTGGCGTCGTGCGCGAGCCGGGGGTAGGCCTCGAGCGCCGCGAGGAAGGTCTCGCTCCACGCGTCGTCGGCGTCTTGGCTCTCGAGCAGCGCCCGGCACACCCGCCAGACCCGCGCGCCGTGCAGGTCGACGAGCGTCTCGAACGGCGCACGGCTCACGCCACCGAATCTAGCCCGGA is a window encoding:
- the tadA gene encoding tRNA adenosine(34) deaminase TadA, translated to MLAAARDEALMRLALDEAAAALDSADVPVGAVVVDASGTVIGRGRNERELRHDPTAHAEVVALREAAAALGSWRLDGCALVVTLEPCVMCAGAILASRVERVVFGAWDDKAGAAGSVVDLLRERRLPHRVEVVSGVLAAEAEAQLRAFFAARR
- the upp gene encoding uracil phosphoribosyltransferase; the protein is MRVHVADHPLITHKLTVLRDERTPSPTFRSLVGELMTLLAYEGTRNVRVTPKEITTPVTVTTGVEIAEPRPLVVPILRAGLGMLEGMTALVPTAEVGFLGMARNEETLEPYTYAERLPDDLSDRQCFVLDPMLATGGSLSAAMQFLFARGAVDVTAICLLGTPEGLERVERDMAGHDVTIVLGALDEGLNEHGFIVPGLGDAGDRLYGTVGD
- a CDS encoding winged helix-turn-helix domain-containing protein, whose product is MTITALRPSLSTRRPSFEAPVTSGSSAVAPKRATAPEPAPRIRPVPDGTEARGFVLYVGLGEDAAAADHIELARLVGELRALTSRLAPSAQTHAAVALAPSGAGGRDVDVVRRALGDPAVQQPAVETEPGIVIDLTRKRVAIGDDIAPLTYREFELLQHIVLREGSTVDRCAIIDALWDADAADRPNERTIDVHVRRLRSKLGAYAEIIRTVRGAGYRFDRHADVTVLATATGPSPDRF
- a CDS encoding alpha/beta fold hydrolase, with translation MTVFAMASDGVRIGIHELGDPGGQPVLMIHGFSSNAQRNWIDSHWSESLAERGLRGIAMDLRGHGDSDRPSTGYDVPRFLDDVDAVLVQLGLDEPPGAIGYSMGARLLWRHAGTRPNAFRALVLGGLPAGDPFQRFDVDLAHRALQGDAEPGPMESFIVDLAGIFPEHDPATLVTLAGEVSHTLFDPSVAPPQMPTLLMTGDKDRRADDTRELLPMLPDGRFEEIPGRNHVNAPTSGHFRRTASAFLAEQLG
- a CDS encoding type 1 glutamine amidotransferase, whose product is MARSVLFIKHIEYETGGHATTLLSHLPTREAVFPTELPSLDEIAGVVITGGQMSAADVEAFPSLQLTADLALRAIDAEIPVLGLCLGHQIIGRALGGEHREGAVDSAGIIDIDVIVPDPWLGDHVGRVGAMRWNSDVVSLPPGATLLARSADIDNDAFRYGSAVGMQFHLEADDRVMRLWDSLASPTLSALRGADAVADWRRHLTTDPTLLGIVERGFGAFAEECASRL
- a CDS encoding asparaginase, with translation MPATELLAVIERDGFAESEHRGVAVLVDPDGRLLEAHGHVDRPFLARSALKPLFAAALIDAGLIELEPAHAALASASHWGDPEHLSTAEHMAALHGVAEDALRCPPMKAPDGTMRRFAHMCVGKHIAFAAAARAMGAGADYWADAHPLGALLRDGLVEATGEPIVGVAHDGCGALVFPTTPVGLARAFRRLAPDGTGAHRSVGQAMLAHPTLIDGTGRPDAVVIGETGCVTKFGAEGTQAMVAPDGTTAIVKTADGARRAGAPVALAMLERAGAIPAGTLERLAEPLGMVQRSADAPVGMLRVVV
- a CDS encoding methylated-DNA--[protein]-cysteine S-methyltransferase, with amino-acid sequence MSDLTDASDLAGLVPAPPLDGLRARLVARAAERGLLDVAYRTLDTPLGRLLLAATPTGLVSVTFDGDRPDETLARLAEALSPRVLEAPAVLDDAAHALDDLIAGRARAFHGSLDLTLARGFGRQVVERLREIPYGETRSYAEVAAAVGSPKAVRAVGTACRKNPLPIVIPCHRVVRSDGGMGQYAGGVEAKRLLLDVEAHAPTIEQEPRSGRG
- a CDS encoding RNA polymerase sigma factor, with product MSRAPFETLVDLHGARVWRVCRALLESQDADDAWSETFLAALEAYPRLAHDASIEGWLVTIAHRKAIDVLRRRSRLEVGEVPERAVTDVGRDLDLARALAALPPRQREAVVLHHLGGLPFAEVAIVLGSSADAVRRASSDGVRRLRELLEDAR